One Panthera leo isolate Ple1 chromosome B1, P.leo_Ple1_pat1.1, whole genome shotgun sequence DNA window includes the following coding sequences:
- the NPY2R gene encoding neuropeptide Y receptor type 2: MGPVGAEADENQTVEEMKVEKYHPRQTTPRGELAPDPEPELLDSTMLIEVQIILILAYCSIILLGVIGNSLVIHVVIKFKSMRTVTNFFIANLAVADLLVNTLCLPFTLTYTLMGEWKMGPVLCHLVPYAQGLAVQVSTITLTVIALDRHRCIVYHLESKISKRISFLIIGLAWGISALLASPLAIFREYSLIEIIPDFEIVVCTEKWPGEEKNIYGTIYSLSSLLILYVLPLGIISFSYTRIWSKLKNHVSPGAANDHYHQRRQKTTKMLVCVVVVFAVSWLPLHAFQLAVDIDNQVLDLKEYKLIFTVFHIIAMCSTFANPFLYGWMNSNYRKAFLAAFRCEQRLDAIHSEVSVTFKTKKNLEVKKNNGPNDSFTEATNV, translated from the coding sequence ATGGGCCCAGTAGGTGCAGAGGCTGATGAGAACCAGACAGTGGAAGAAATGAAGGTGGAGAAGTACCATCCACGGCAAACCACTCCTAGAGGTGAGCTGGCCCCTGACCCTGAGCCAGAGCTTCTAGACAGCACCATGCTGATTGAGGTGCAGATTATCCTCATATTAGCTTATTGCTCTATCATCTTGCTCGGGGTAATTGGAAACTCTCTGGTGATTCACGTGGTGATCAAATTCAAGAGCATGCGCACAGTAACCAACTTTTTCATTGCCAATCTGGCTGTGGCAGATCTTCTGGTGAACACCCTGTGCTTGCCATTCACTCTTACTTACACCTTAATGGGGGAGTGGAAAATGGGTCCTGTCCTGTGCCACCTGGTACCCTatgcccagggcctggcagtgCAAGTGTCCACGATCACCTTGACGGTAATTGCCCTGGACCGGCATCGTTGCATTGTCTACCACCTGGAAAGCAAGATCTCCAAGAGAATCAGCTTCCTGATTATTGGCCTGGCCTGGGGCATCAGTGCCTTGCTTGCAAGCCCCCTGGCCATCTTCCGCGAGTACTCGCTGATTGAGATTATTCCCGACTTTGAGATTGTGGTCTGCACTGAGAAGTGGCCTGGTGAGGAGAAGAACATCTATGGCACCATCTACAGTCTTTCTTCCTTGTTGATCCTATACGTTTTGCCTCTGGGCATCATATCTTTTTCCTACACTCGTATCTGGAGTAAACTTAAGAACCATGTCAGCCCTGGAGCTGCTAATGATCACTACCATCAGCGAAGGCAAAAAACGACCAAAATGCTGGTGTGTGTGGTAGTGGTGTTTGCAGTCAGCTGGTTGCCTCTCCATGCCTTCCAACTTGCTGTTGACATTGACAACCAAGTCCTAGACCTGAAGGAGTACAAACTCATCTTCACCGTGTTCCACATTATCGCCATGTGCTCCACCTTTGCCAACCCCTTTCTCTATGGCTGGATGAACAGCAACTATAGAAAGGCTTTCCTAGCAGCCTTCCGCTGTGAGCAGAGGTTGGATGCCATTCACTCTGAGGTGTCTGTGACGTTCAAGACTAAAAAGAACCTGGAGGTAAAAAAGAACAATGGTCCCAATGACTCTTTCACAGAGGCTACCAACGTGTAA